One stretch of Variovorax sp. 54 DNA includes these proteins:
- a CDS encoding DUF3304 domain-containing protein has translation MKRLALLILCVLTLVACSSKKPAAESYSASLSPYNHTADHIEPYVDGMFGGNSSAYGGGGSFVCCISSPAVWRPGLSAKVRWATSSGIPGDRRPEAYVQHWHEKVVPIEEYTVPGGVLNIHFLPEGNVRLIISSKGAGAKNYPGPAYPVKPPDWKW, from the coding sequence ATGAAGCGCTTGGCTCTCTTGATACTTTGCGTGTTGACGCTGGTGGCTTGCAGCAGCAAGAAGCCTGCGGCTGAAAGCTACAGCGCCAGTCTCAGCCCCTACAACCACACGGCCGACCACATCGAGCCGTATGTCGATGGAATGTTCGGCGGCAACTCGAGCGCGTATGGCGGTGGCGGCAGCTTCGTGTGCTGCATCTCGTCTCCCGCCGTATGGCGCCCTGGCTTGAGCGCCAAGGTGCGTTGGGCCACCTCCAGCGGCATTCCAGGCGATAGGCGACCGGAAGCGTATGTCCAGCATTGGCACGAGAAGGTGGTTCCTATCGAGGAATACACCGTGCCGGGCGGCGTGCTCAACATCCACTTTCTTCCCGAAGGCAACGTTCGGTTGATCATTTCCAGCAAAGGGGCGGGTGCCAAGAACTACCCTGGCCCCGCCTATCCGGTGAAGCCGCCGGATTGGAAATGGTGA